ATCTCGTATCATGAGTCCAGCGTAAAGAATTCCCCTGTAAGGTGCTCCAGCATCGCGCAAGCCGGCGAGTGTGGGGGTGAACACCTCATCCGCTATGCGTTCCAGGAGGTCGGGTGTGGCGATCCCGACTGGGCAGTATGCTCCCATGCCTCCGGTATTCGGGCCGGTGTCACCTTCGCCTATTCGCTTGTGATCCTGGGCTGGCGGGAGAACGGCAAAGTGCTCCCCGTCCGTGACAGCCAGGACTGAGAGTTCCTCGCCGGCGAGGAACTCCTCCACGAGGATCTCCGCACCCGCTTCCCCGTGGGATCCGCCCCGCAGCATGGCGGTCGCGGCCACGCGCGCCTCGGAGCGGGTCCGGCAGACGACCGCCCCTTTCCCCGCCGCCAGCCCCGACGCCTTTACCACGAGAGGCTCCGGGTGGCTACCGATGTAGCGGGTGGCCAGGCTCAGCTCGGTGAACCCTCTCGCCGCGGCCGTTGGGACCCCGCACTTGCCCATCAGGTCCTTGGCGAAAGCCTTGGAGGACTCGATGCGAGCCGCGGCAGCCGACGGCCCGAAGACGGGGATGCGCGCCTTGGCAAGACGGTCAGCGAGTCCCGCGGCCAGGGGGGCCTCGGGCCCTACCACGACGAGGTCGACGCGCCGGTCCCTGGCCACGGCGGCGACGGCTTCCACGTCGGTCGGTTTTCCGGGGATGTTGGTGGCGAGTCTGGCGGTGCCGGCGTTGCCGGGTAGACAGAAGAACGAGGCCTTCGGTGCGTCGCGGTGGAGGGCCCAGAGCAGGGCATGCTCACGTCCTCCACCGCCGACGACCAGGATCCTCACCGGCTGGACGGCCCCTTGAACGCGCTCATGAATGCGTCGCGGGCTTTCTTGGCCACTTCGGCCACCGA
This genomic stretch from Gemmatimonadales bacterium harbors:
- the purD gene encoding phosphoribosylamine--glycine ligase, translating into MRILVVGGGGREHALLWALHRDAPKASFFCLPGNAGTARLATNIPGKPTDVEAVAAVARDRRVDLVVVGPEAPLAAGLADRLAKARIPVFGPSAAAARIESSKAFAKDLMGKCGVPTAAARGFTELSLATRYIGSHPEPLVVKASGLAAGKGAVVCRTRSEARVAATAMLRGGSHGEAGAEILVEEFLAGEELSVLAVTDGEHFAVLPPAQDHKRIGEGDTGPNTGGMGAYCPVGIATPDLLERIADEVFTPTLAGLRDAGAPYRGILYAGLMIRDDGALSVIEFNCRFGDPEAEAMLPVLPDGLLPVLRMVAEGGWMPAGLKLGDARGAAVTTVLAAAGYPDAPVSGAEISIPDDLEDEGDVMVFHAGTTLDGSGRLRVAGGRVLAVTATAATVAEAAAKSRAAAGRIDFEGSQHRRDIGWREIARGS